The DNA segment GCTGCAGAGCCAGGGGGCCGAGGTCGTGCACCTGGGCCACGACCGGAGCGTGCAGACCGTCGTCCGGGCGGCGCTGGAGGAGGACGTGCAGGGCGTCGCCATCTCCTCCTACCAGGGCGGGCACGTCGAGTACTTCAGCTACCTGGTCGAGGAGCTGGCCGCCCACGGCGCCGGCCACGTCCAGGTGTTCGGCGGCGGGGGCGGCGTGATCGTGCCCGAGGAGATCGCCCTGCTCCGCTCCCGCGGCGTGCGCATCTTCGCCCCGGAGGACGGCCAGCGGCTCGGCCTCCCCGGCATGATCAACACCCTGGTCGAGGCCTGCGACGTCGACCTGGCCGCCAGCGGCCCCGACCTCGACGCGCTCGGCGCCGGCGACCCCGCCGCCCTGGCCCGGGCGATCACCGTGCTGGAGGCCGGCCGCTCCCCCGAGCTGGCCGAGCGGGTCACCCGGGACGCCGCCGGGCGCACCGTGCCCGTGCTCGGCATCACCGGCACCGGCGGGTCGGGCAAGTCCTCGCTCACCGACGAGCTGCTGCGCCGGCTGCGGCTGGACAACGAGGACAAGCTGCGGATCGCGGTCATCGCGGTCGACCCCTCCCGCCGGCGCGGCGGCGGCGCCCTGCTGGGCGACCGGATCCGGATGAACGCCCTGGAGACGGGCGACCGCAACCGCACGTTCTTCCGCTCGCTGGCCACCCGCACCGCCGGCGCGCAGGTGCCCGAGCACCTCGCCGACGTCATCGCCGCGGTCAAGGTCGCCGGGTACGACCTGGTGGTCGTGGAGACGCCCGGCATCGGCCAGGGCGACGCGGCGATCCTGCCGTTCAGCGACGTCTCGCTGTACGTGATGACGCCGGAGTTCGGCGCCGCCTCGCAGCTGGAGAAGATCGACATGCTCGACTTCGCCGACGTCGTGGCGGTCAACAAGTTCGAGCGCCGCGGCGCCGAGGACGCCCGGCGCGACGTCGCGCGGCAGATGGTGCGCAACCGCGAGGCCTTCGGCACCCCGTGGCAGGAGATGCCGGTCTTCGGCACCTCGGCGGCGCGGTTCAACGACGACGGCGTCACCGCGCTCTACCAGCACCTCAAGGGCCTGCTCGCCGACCGCGGCCTGCCGGTGGGCAGCGGCGTCCTGCCGCGGGTCGACGTCCGGGCCTCCACCGGGCTGACCAGCGTCGTCCCGGCGTCGAAGGCCCGGTACCTCGCCGACGTGGCCGACGCCGTCCGCGGCTACCACCGGGTCACCGCCGAGCAAGCGGAGCTGGTGCGGCGCAGCCAGCACCTGGGCACGGCGGCCGAGCTGCTCACCGGCGAGGCGGCCGAGCAGGCCCGCGAGCTGGCGTCGGCGGTCGAGGGCGAGCTGCTCCCCGCGGTCCGCACGGCCCTCGACGAGTGGCCGGCCCGGGTCGAGGAGTACTCCGGCGACGAGCTGGTCTACACCGTCCGCGGCAAGGAGATCCGCACGCCGCTGACCCGCACCACGCTGTCGGGCAACCCGGTGCGCCGGGTGGCGCTCCCCCGGACCCGGGACCGGGCCGAGCTGCTCGGCTGGCTGCGCCGGGAGAACCTGCCGGGCGCGTTCCCGTACACCGCCGGCGTCTTCCCGTTCAAGCGCCAGGGCGAGGCGCCGGCCCGGATGTTCGCCGGCGAGGGCGACGCCTTCCGCACCAACCGGCGGTTCCAGCTGCTGTCGGCCGGCGGCGAGGCGACCCGGCTGTCGACGGCGTTCGACTCCGTCACCCTCTACGGCCGCGACCCCGACCCGCGCCCCGACGTCTACGGCAAGGTCGGCACGTCCGGCGTCTCCATCGCCACGGTCGAGGACATGGAGGTGCTCTACGGCGGGTTCGACCTCTGCTCGCCGACCACCTCGGTGTCGATGACGATCAACGGGCCGGCCCCCGCCGTCCTGGCGATGTTCCTGAACACCGCGATCGACCAGCGGCTGGACGCCTTCCGCGCCGAGGAGGGCCGGGAGCCCGACGAGGCCGAGGCCGAGGAGATCCGGGCGTGGGTGCTGGCCAACGTCCGCGGCACCGTGCAGGCCGACATCCTCAAGGAGGACCAGGGCCAGAACACCTGCATCTTCTCCACCGAGTTCGCGCTGCGCTGCATGGCCGACATCCAGCAGTGGTTCATCGACCACTCGGTGCGCAACTTCTACTCGGTGTCGATCTCCGGCTACCACATCGCCGAGGCCGGGGCGAACCCGATCAGCCAGCTGGCCTTCACGCTGGCCAACGGCTTCACCTACGTCGAGGCCTACCTGGCCCGCGGCATGTCGATCGACGACTTCGCGCCCAACCTGTCCTTCTTCTTCCCCAACGGGATGGACGCCGAGTACACGGTGATCGGCCGGGTCGCCCGCCGGATCTGGGCGGTCGCGATGCGGGAGCGGTACGGGGCCAACCCCCGCTCCCAGCAGCTGAAGTACCACGTGCAGACCTCGGGCCGGTCGCTGCACGCGCAGGAGATGGACTTCAACGACATCCGGACGACGCTGCAGGCGCTCTGCGCGATCTACGACAACGCCAACAGCCTGCACACCAACGCCTACGACGAGGCCGTCACCACCCCCAGCGCGCACTCGGTGCGCCGGGCGCTGGCCATCCAGATGATCATCGACCGGGAGTGGGGGCTGGCCGGCAACGAGAACCCGCTGCAGGGCTCCTTCGTCATCGACGAGCTCACCGACCTGGTCGAGGCCGCGGTGCTCGAGGAGTTCGACCGGATCGCCGAGCGCGGCGGGGTGCTCGGCGCGATGGAGACCGGCTACCAGCGCGGCCGGATCCAGGACGAGTCGATGCTCTACGAGCACCGCAAGCACGACGGGTCGCTGCCGATCGTCGGTGTCAACACCTTCCTGGACCCGAACGCGGCCGACGAGCCGCCGCGCACCGTCGAGCTGGCCCGGGCCACCGAGGCGGAGAAGCAGTCCCAGCTCGACCGGCTGGCCGACTTCCAGGCGCGGCACGCCGCCGAGGCGCCGGTGGCGCTGCGCCGGCTGCAGGAGGCGGCCACCGGCGGCGGCAACGTCTTCGACGCGCTGATGGACGCCGTCCGGCACTGCTCCCTCGGGCAGATCAGCGAGGCGTTCTTCGAGGTCGGCGGTCAGTACCGCCGCAACGTGTGAAGGCCGACCAGCCCGCACTGCCGGTCGACCCCATCGAGGAGGCGGCGCGGCAGTGGCGGGCGCACGGCTGGGAGGACGCCGCCGACGGGATGGCGGCGGTCACCTCGCTGATGCGGGCGCAGGCGATCGTGCTGGCCCGGGTGGAGGAGGTGCTGCGCCCGCTCGGGCTGTCCTTCGCCCGCTACGAGCTGCTCGTGCTGCTGTCCTTCACCCGCCGCAGCGCGCTGCCGATGGCGCGCGCCGGCGCCCTGCTGCAGGTGCACCCGGCCAGCGTGACCAACGCCGCGACCCGGCTGGAGGCGGCCGGGCTGGTGGTCCGCCGACCGCACCCGCAGGACGGCCGGGCGGTGCTGGTGGAGCTCACCGAGGAGGGCCGGGCCCTGGCCGCGAAGGCCACCGACGAGCTGAACGCGGGGGTCTTCCGCCGGCCCGGACTCTCCCCGGAGGCGGTGCGGACGCTGGTCGACGTCGTCCGCGAGCTGCGCCGGGACGCCGGCGACTTCGCGTGACCGAGCTCGCGAGGTCACGAGAAGGCGCAGCACGGCCCGGCACGGTGCCGACGAGCGCCAGCGAGGAGGCAACGTGACGGACCGGTTCGTCGCCGACGACCTGGGGACGGCGGTGCCGCTGCCCGCACCGCCGCGGCGGGTCGTGTCGCTGGTGCCCTCGCTGACCGAGGCGCTGGCGGTGACCGTGCCCGACCGGCTGGTCGGCGCCACCGACTGGTGCACCCACCCGGCGGGTCTGGACGTCACCCGGGTGCGCGGCACCAAGAACCCGGACCGGGCCGCGATCGAGGCGCTGCAGCCGGACC comes from the Modestobacter italicus genome and includes:
- a CDS encoding MarR family winged helix-turn-helix transcriptional regulator; protein product: MKADQPALPVDPIEEAARQWRAHGWEDAADGMAAVTSLMRAQAIVLARVEEVLRPLGLSFARYELLVLLSFTRRSALPMARAGALLQVHPASVTNAATRLEAAGLVVRRPHPQDGRAVLVELTEEGRALAAKATDELNAGVFRRPGLSPEAVRTLVDVVRELRRDAGDFA
- the icmF gene encoding fused isobutyryl-CoA mutase/GTPase IcmF gives rise to the protein MAQLHVPTHPVRFVTAASLFDGHDAAINVMRRLLQSQGAEVVHLGHDRSVQTVVRAALEEDVQGVAISSYQGGHVEYFSYLVEELAAHGAGHVQVFGGGGGVIVPEEIALLRSRGVRIFAPEDGQRLGLPGMINTLVEACDVDLAASGPDLDALGAGDPAALARAITVLEAGRSPELAERVTRDAAGRTVPVLGITGTGGSGKSSLTDELLRRLRLDNEDKLRIAVIAVDPSRRRGGGALLGDRIRMNALETGDRNRTFFRSLATRTAGAQVPEHLADVIAAVKVAGYDLVVVETPGIGQGDAAILPFSDVSLYVMTPEFGAASQLEKIDMLDFADVVAVNKFERRGAEDARRDVARQMVRNREAFGTPWQEMPVFGTSAARFNDDGVTALYQHLKGLLADRGLPVGSGVLPRVDVRASTGLTSVVPASKARYLADVADAVRGYHRVTAEQAELVRRSQHLGTAAELLTGEAAEQARELASAVEGELLPAVRTALDEWPARVEEYSGDELVYTVRGKEIRTPLTRTTLSGNPVRRVALPRTRDRAELLGWLRRENLPGAFPYTAGVFPFKRQGEAPARMFAGEGDAFRTNRRFQLLSAGGEATRLSTAFDSVTLYGRDPDPRPDVYGKVGTSGVSIATVEDMEVLYGGFDLCSPTTSVSMTINGPAPAVLAMFLNTAIDQRLDAFRAEEGREPDEAEAEEIRAWVLANVRGTVQADILKEDQGQNTCIFSTEFALRCMADIQQWFIDHSVRNFYSVSISGYHIAEAGANPISQLAFTLANGFTYVEAYLARGMSIDDFAPNLSFFFPNGMDAEYTVIGRVARRIWAVAMRERYGANPRSQQLKYHVQTSGRSLHAQEMDFNDIRTTLQALCAIYDNANSLHTNAYDEAVTTPSAHSVRRALAIQMIIDREWGLAGNENPLQGSFVIDELTDLVEAAVLEEFDRIAERGGVLGAMETGYQRGRIQDESMLYEHRKHDGSLPIVGVNTFLDPNAADEPPRTVELARATEAEKQSQLDRLADFQARHAAEAPVALRRLQEAATGGGNVFDALMDAVRHCSLGQISEAFFEVGGQYRRNV